A single Thunnus thynnus chromosome 6, fThuThy2.1, whole genome shotgun sequence DNA region contains:
- the oard1 gene encoding ADP-ribose glycohydrolase OARD1, which produces MLIIFRSLNVYLRRCPAKLLSAQVFAMSSVSSSEKPVTSYTSRPAEGSWRLNYVTGSLFSCPKDEALAHCISEDCRMGAGIAVMFKKTFRGVEELKEQKKLMGQCAVLERDTRFVYYLITKKKASQKPTYESLRQSLEDMRSHCVKNTVTRISMPRIGCGLDRLRWDKVSEILEEVFSHTDISITVYSLPEKAETTVMKENMRR; this is translated from the exons ATGCTGATAATTTTTCGTTCGTTGAATGTTTATTTACGACGCTGCCCTGCAAAGCTACTCTCAGCACAAGTATTCGCAATGTCTTCGGTATCATCATCTGAGAAACCAGTCACCAGCTACACAAGTCGG CCTGCAGAAGGCAGCTGGAGACTGAATTATGTCACTGGGAGCTTGTTCTCCTGCCCTAAGGACGAAGCTTTGGCTCACTGCATCAGTGAGGACTGCCGCATGGGGGCAGGCATAGCAGTGATGTTCAAGAAGACGTTCCGTGGGGTAGAAGAGTTAAAGGAACAGA AAAAGCTGATGGGACAATGTGCTGTACTGGAAAGAGACACACGTTTTGTCTATTACCTG aTCACAAAGAAAAAGGCCAGCCAAAAACCTACATATGAAAGTCTGAGACAGAGCTTGGAGGACATGAGGTCACACTGTGTCAAGAACACAGTCACCCGGATATCAATGCCTCG TATCGGTTGTGGCCTGGATCGATTGAGGTGGGACAAAGTGTCAGAGATACTGGAAGAGGTCTTCAGCCACACAGACATCTCCATCACGGTCTACAGCCTCCCAGAGAAAGCAGAGACCACGGTCATGAAGGAAAACATGCGCAGATGA